In Desulfovibrionales bacterium, the genomic window AAGAAAATAATAGCCTTACCCCCGGTGCTCAAAAGTTATTGGCTGCCTGTTCATGCTACGGTTTATTTTTTTGCCTACGGAATTCTGGCCGTGGCTGCCTGTGCCGGTATCATGTATTTGATTCAGGAACGCCAGATCAAGAAAAAGAAGCTCGGGGCCTTTTATCAGCGCCTACCCTCTTTGGAGGTTCTGGATGCCATAAATTACCGCTGCCTGACCATCGGGTTTCCGCTTCTGACCGTGGGCATACTAACCGGCTCGCTCTGGGCCGAGCAGGCCTGGGGTGCGCATTGGCAGTGGGATCCCAAGGAAACATGGTCTCTCGTCACCTGGCTTTTTTATGCGGCCCTTCTTCATGAACGCCTGACCGTAGGCTGGCGGGGGAGACGGGCGGCCATCATGGCCATCATCGGCCTGGGGGCATTGCTTTTTACATTCCTCGGGGTTTCGCTGCTGCTCAAAGGATTACATACTTATGCCGGATGGGGCGTTTAATCTGAGTATAGTTCTGATCGGTCTCAATCATGAGACAGCGCCGGTTGAGATCAGGGAACGCCTGACTTTCGGCGGCGACCGGGAACTGCCTTTTACCCTGATACGCAGGATGCCATTCATCAGGGAATTCATATTTCTTTCCACATGCAACCGTGTAGAAGTCCTGATAACCACCCCTGATCCGGCGAATGCGGAAATGGAGATAAAAAAGGTCTTTACCGAGTCAAACGGCATCTCCCTCGGCGACTTCGAACGCTGCCTGTACATTTATCATGAAGAAGAGGCCGCCAAGCATTTGTTCCGGGTAGCGGCCAGCCTGGATTCCATGGTTTTAGGCGAACCACAGATACTTGGCCAGATCAAAGACGCCTACCGCCAGGCCACAGACCAGAAGACCTCCGGCGTCATACTCAACCGCCTCCTGCACAAGACCTTTTCTGTGGCTAAGCGTGTGCGCACCGAGACCGGCATTTGCAGCCATGCCGTTTCGATAAGCTTTGCGGCGGTCGAACTGGCCCGGAAGATATTTGCGGATTTGAAAGGGAAACGGGCCATGTTGATCGGAGCCGGCGAGATGGCCGAACTGGCCTCTGAGCACCTTATTTCCAATGGCGTGGCAGAGATCGTGGTGGCCAACCGGACCCTGGAGCGGGCTATAGAGCTGGCGCAAAAGTTTAAGGGCCGGGCCATTTCCCTGGATGAGGTATATGACCAACTGTCAAATGTGGACATCATAATAAGCTCCACCGGCGCGCCGGGGCTGGTAATTAATTATGATAATGTAAAGAGCGTCATGCGGGCCCGTAAGAACCGGCCGTTGTTCCTTATTGATATTGCCGTTCCCAGGGATATTGACCCGCGCACCAATGAGATAGATAATGTTTATCTCTATGATATAGACGACTTGAAGGGAATCATAGAGCTGAATAAGGCCGAAAGGCAAAAGGAAGCCCTGCGGGCTGAAAGGATTGTCGAAGAAGAGGTCATTAAATTTAGGCATTGGCTCCAGACGCTGGATATTACACCCATAATAGTATCCTTACGTGAAAAGGCAGAGCAGATCAGGCTCAAAGAGTGCCGGAAGACCCTCTCCAATATGGGTCCCCTGACCCCGGAACAGGAACAGGCTGTTCATGTCCTGACCGCTTCTATCATCAACAAAATGCTCCACGATCCTATCACCTATCTCAAAGGGAAAAGCGGCCGCGAGCATAAGGATATCTATCTTGATTTTGCCCGCCGGATATTTAACCTTAATGGTGAACCGACAGATATAGAGGAGGAGCAATGAGTTGCGAGTTGCGGGTTACGAGTTTTTTTAACCCGAAACCCGTTCGGCTAATTAATGAGTGATGGGTTGGAGTGAATGTCATTAGTCATTAGTCATTGGTTAAGCGGGGAGATCGTCCCTTTTACCAGTGACAAGTGACTATTGACCAATGACTTCTTCCTGTGACCAGTGACGTCGCCTGTAGATATGGCAGGGAGGGAGATTAATAACATGGCGGACATAATCGATATAGAGGAAAGATTAAAACATGAGAAGAAGAAAAAGGATGAGATAGAGAGGATAAAAAAGGTCTCTTTGCTCAAAAAGTTCATCGAATGTACCCAATGCATGCTTAAGTGCGCCAAATGTGGTGTACAAATGGATCTGCCGGAAGCGGTGAATCGGGATATCAGTATCCCCTTCCGCTTCTGCTCGAATTGCCAGGAAGAATATGAGGAATATATAAAACGCCAGCTCGGGCAGGGAACTCCTTCTTATTACTGGTACAATGAAAAATGGATGGATATCTGGCGGCACTGGATAGAGTATCAAAATGCCGTATTAGGCTACAAAGAAACCGAAGAGTTCAAACGACTCCTCAGAGAACTGCAGGTCGATAAGTAGCCCTTATCACCTAAAACTTCAAATTTGAGATTTGGTACCAGCTTAGCTGTTTGAAAAAGTATTTTAAAATCCCTCCCAACCTCCCTTTTCCAAAGGGAGGGGGAACACTTCCCCCTTTGAAAAAGGGGGATTAAGGGGGATTTTTGAAGCGCTATTTTCTGGACGACTAGCTCTTTTCAAACAGCTAAGGTGTTACAAACTTTTAACTTTTGCAACTTTTGTAACTTCTTAAAATGGTATATCGTCATCCGGCCCCGGGCCGAGTTCAGGTCCAGTATCTGTCGTTAAATCCGCCGAGGGCGTGGCCGTCGTTCCCTCACCTGATCCGGGCTGACGTCCGGCCGGGCCGAGCATCTGCATATTGCCGGCTATAATCTCAGTAGCCCATCTCTTGTTGCCGTCTTTATCATCCCAGGAACGTGTCTGCAGGCGGCCTTCGATATAGACCTGTTTCCCTTTAGCCAGGTATTCCCCACATATCTCCGCCAGCCTCCCATAAGCTACAATTCTGTGCCACTCAGTGCGTTGTTCCCGCTGTCCTTCCTTATTGGTGCGATTTTCTGTGGTGGCCAGGCGGAAGTTAGTCACTGCCAAACCCCCCGGCGTATAACGCACCTCGGGATCGGCCCCAAGATTACCTACCAGGATAACTTTGTTGATACCTGCCATTTTGTCCTCCTTTTATGGCTATCAGCATTCAGCTAAAAATAGAAAGATTTCTCATCCCGCTGACTGCTGACGGCTAATCGTTGATTGCTAATAACTTAGTGTATGGTTTTTCCAAAGCGCTTCCAGCGGACACCGAAGTTTTCACTATCCCACGACCAGTAAACGATAAATGCCTTTCCCTTGACATCCTTCAGGTTAACAGGCCCCCAAAACCTGCTGTCATAGCTCTGATCCCGATTATCTCCCATAACGAAGATAGAATTGGAAGGGACGATATAAGGGCCAAAGTTATCGCGTGGTCCGCCTATGGCGGAGGACAGCACGTCGCCGTCGGTGTGCATGGTATAGTTATCCGGCATGGGCTGTCCATTTATATGAACCTTTTTGTTTATAATCTGGACGCAATCGCCCTCCGTCCCAACGACCCGCTTTATAAAGTCCTTGTCGCGATCAACCGGGTAGATAAAAACCACCACATCGCCTCGCTCCGGCTTCTCCAGCGGGATAAGAGTGCTTCCGGTGAACGGGTTCTTTATCCCATAGATAAACTTGTTCACCAATATATGGTCTCCTATGAGGAGATTGGGTTTCATGGAGCCGGAAGGTATCTTGAATGCCTGTACTACAAACGTCCGGATTAACATGGCCAGGACAAAGGCAATAACAATAGCCTCAACGTATTCCCTGGTCATGGCCTTCCAATCTTTTTTAGTGTCGTTTTTTACCTTCTGCAAACGAATCCTCCTTGTAAATTAGCCGTCAGCACTCAGCAATCAGCTTTCAGACGTAGGGTGGGCTTTGCCCACCATCATTGGCGGCGTAGCGTAGTTTTGGTGGGCGGAGCCCACCCTACATAGCTGAAAGCTTCTCTATTTTACACCTTCAACACAGACAGAAACGCCTCCTGCGGAATTTCCACCTGGCCGACCTGTTTCATCCTCTTTTTACCTTCTTTTTGTTTTTCGAGCAACTTTCTCTTTCGGGTTATGTCGCCGCCATAGCACTTGGCCGTAACATTTTTGCGCAGAGGCACGACGCGTTCGCGGGCAATGACTTGGCTGCCTATAGCGGCCTGGATGATGACCTCAAACATCTGGCGCGGAATAACCTCTTTCAGCTTCTCGGCTAACTGCCTGCCACGGTGGTAGGCCCGGTCCTTGTGGGCAATGGTAGAAAGGGCATCCACCGGGAGCTTATTAATAAGGATATCCAGCTTGACCAGCGGTGACGGCCTGAAATCCAGAAATGTGTAATCGAGAGAGGCATAGCCGCTGGTTACGGACTTCAGCCGGTCGTAAAAGTCAAGCACCATCTCGCTAAAGGGGATTTCATAAGAAAGCAGCACCCGGGCTTCAGTGATAAACTTGAGATCCTTTTGAATCCCTCTTTTGCCTTCACAAAGCGTGATCACCCCTCCTACGTATTCAGCCGGGGTATAGATATCCGCCCGTATAAAAGGCTCCTCAATGATCTCGATATCCTGTGCCGGCGGTAACTTGCTGGGATTGTCCACCATCTTTACCTGCCCCTTTTTGTCTGTGACGCGATAAACCACGGAAGGGGCGGTGCTGATTAGAGAAAGGCCGTATTCGCGTTCCAGCCTTTCCTGTACAATCTCCATATGTAAAAGTCCGAGGAATCCGCATCGAAAACCGAATCCCAGCGCCAATGAGGTCTCCGGCTCGTAATTGAAAGAGGAGTCGTTTAACCAAAGCCTTTCCATGGCTTCCCGGAGCGTGTCATATTGGCCGGGATCTGTTGGAAAGAGCCCGCAAAAGACCATGGGCTTGACTACTTTGAATCCCGGCAGGGCGCTGGATGTCGGCCGCTGGGCCCCGGTGATAGTATCACCGATCTTGGTATCACGCACCCCCTTGATGCCGGCCATGATGAACCCTACTTCGCCGGCCTTGAGCTCCGAAACCTCTCCGGCGAAAGGCATAAAATTACCGACCTTGGCCACCTCATAGACCTTTTCCGTGGCCATGATCTTTATCATATCACCTTTTTTAACTGTACCCTCGTACACCCGGACGAGAACGACTGCGCCTTGGTAGGAATCAAACCAGGAATCAAAGATGAGGGCCTTAAGAGGGGCCGCGGGATCGCCCTCAGGCGGCGGGACGCGTTTTACAATGGCCTCCAGTATCTCGACGGTGCCTATGCCCTCTTTGGCGCTGGCCATGATGGCATCCTGACAGTCGAGGCCGATTATATTTTCTATTTCCCGTTTAACCCTTTCCGGCTCGGCGCTGGGCAGGTCAATCTTATTTAAGACCGGGATAATTTCCAGATTATTATCCAGCGCCAGATAAACATTGGCCAGGGTCTGGGCCTCCACTCCCTGACTGGCATCCACGACCAATAAGGCCCCCTCACAGGCTGAGAGGCTACGGGATACTTCATAAGTAAAATCCACGTGGCCCGGTGTATCTATCAGGTTCAGCATGTAGGTTTTCCCGTCTTTGGCCTGATAATTCAGACGCACTGTCTGGGCCTTGATGGTTATGCCCCTTTCCCTTTCCAGATCCATCTTGTCCAGGAACTGAGAAACCATTTCCCGGGCGGAGACTGCGCCCGTATATTCCAGCAGCCTGTCCGCCAGGGTGGATTTGCCATGGTCGATGTGGGCGATAATGCAGAAGTTGCGTATGTTATCTATAGTGAATGTCATTAGTCACTGGTAAAAGTCGATTTCTCACGCAAAGGCGCAAAGACCGCGAAGTAAAAATGAAAATCTGGAAATCAAGTCGTGCCTGAGGTCGTGCCAGAGGCAGATCCGCTGGGGCGAAAAATCAGGAATAAAAGATTTTTTCATGAGTTCATGAGTTCCAAATTTTATTCTTTTTGCGTCCTTGGCGGCTTTGCATGATATGTTGAACCTTTTACGAGTTCATCAATTTTGACTCTTTATTAAAAACAGTGGCGGCCGCACCGATAATCCCGGCTGCGTCCTTCAATGCCCAAGGGAAAACAGGCGCCTCCGGCCTTGTCCCAGGCATAACCCGCCGGGCATACTCCGTGCGCAAAGGCCCTATAAAAAGATCCCAGGCATCGGAAACGCCTCCGCCAATAATGATGGCCTCGAGGCAGAGTAGATTCATTACGCCGGCTATGGCCACACCCAGGGCCTTACCCAACTCGGCAAAAAGCTCTAAGGCCCACGGGTCTCCCTGCCCGGCCAGATCTGCGATGAGACGGGCGGAAAGCGCGCCCGGATCAGAAGCGATC contains:
- the lepA gene encoding translation elongation factor 4; this encodes MTFTIDNIRNFCIIAHIDHGKSTLADRLLEYTGAVSAREMVSQFLDKMDLERERGITIKAQTVRLNYQAKDGKTYMLNLIDTPGHVDFTYEVSRSLSACEGALLVVDASQGVEAQTLANVYLALDNNLEIIPVLNKIDLPSAEPERVKREIENIIGLDCQDAIMASAKEGIGTVEILEAIVKRVPPPEGDPAAPLKALIFDSWFDSYQGAVVLVRVYEGTVKKGDMIKIMATEKVYEVAKVGNFMPFAGEVSELKAGEVGFIMAGIKGVRDTKIGDTITGAQRPTSSALPGFKVVKPMVFCGLFPTDPGQYDTLREAMERLWLNDSSFNYEPETSLALGFGFRCGFLGLLHMEIVQERLEREYGLSLISTAPSVVYRVTDKKGQVKMVDNPSKLPPAQDIEIIEEPFIRADIYTPAEYVGGVITLCEGKRGIQKDLKFITEARVLLSYEIPFSEMVLDFYDRLKSVTSGYASLDYTFLDFRPSPLVKLDILINKLPVDALSTIAHKDRAYHRGRQLAEKLKEVIPRQMFEVIIQAAIGSQVIARERVVPLRKNVTAKCYGGDITRKRKLLEKQKEGKKRMKQVGQVEIPQEAFLSVLKV
- the hemA gene encoding glutamyl-tRNA reductase, with the translated sequence MPDGAFNLSIVLIGLNHETAPVEIRERLTFGGDRELPFTLIRRMPFIREFIFLSTCNRVEVLITTPDPANAEMEIKKVFTESNGISLGDFERCLYIYHEEEAAKHLFRVAASLDSMVLGEPQILGQIKDAYRQATDQKTSGVILNRLLHKTFSVAKRVRTETGICSHAVSISFAAVELARKIFADLKGKRAMLIGAGEMAELASEHLISNGVAEIVVANRTLERAIELAQKFKGRAISLDEVYDQLSNVDIIISSTGAPGLVINYDNVKSVMRARKNRPLFLIDIAVPRDIDPRTNEIDNVYLYDIDDLKGIIELNKAERQKEALRAERIVEEEVIKFRHWLQTLDITPIIVSLREKAEQIRLKECRKTLSNMGPLTPEQEQAVHVLTASIINKMLHDPITYLKGKSGREHKDIYLDFARRIFNLNGEPTDIEEEQ
- the lepB gene encoding signal peptidase I, with translation MTREYVEAIVIAFVLAMLIRTFVVQAFKIPSGSMKPNLLIGDHILVNKFIYGIKNPFTGSTLIPLEKPERGDVVVFIYPVDRDKDFIKRVVGTEGDCVQIINKKVHINGQPMPDNYTMHTDGDVLSSAIGGPRDNFGPYIVPSNSIFVMGDNRDQSYDSRFWGPVNLKDVKGKAFIVYWSWDSENFGVRWKRFGKTIH
- the ccsB gene encoding c-type cytochrome biogenesis protein CcsB, yielding MNVILFKLTLLLYLAATAGYLVYIISQQRPAARVAMGVAIAGFFLHTATIVVRYYEAGYAPVTNLHESLSFFAWALVGSYLYIHQRYKVKNLGAFAAPIAALSMIASSTLPKKIIALPPVLKSYWLPVHATVYFFAYGILAVAACAGIMYLIQERQIKKKKLGAFYQRLPSLEVLDAINYRCLTIGFPLLTVGILTGSLWAEQAWGAHWQWDPKETWSLVTWLFYAALLHERLTVGWRGRRAAIMAIIGLGALLFTFLGVSLLLKGLHTYAGWGV
- a CDS encoding single-stranded DNA-binding protein; this translates as MAGINKVILVGNLGADPEVRYTPGGLAVTNFRLATTENRTNKEGQREQRTEWHRIVAYGRLAEICGEYLAKGKQVYIEGRLQTRSWDDKDGNKRWATEIIAGNMQMLGPAGRQPGSGEGTTATPSADLTTDTGPELGPGPDDDIPF